One region of Candidatus Omnitrophota bacterium genomic DNA includes:
- a CDS encoding macro domain-containing protein: HVIHTVGPVWRDGKHNEPELLASCYRNSLNLAKEHGLKTIAFPSISTGVYRFPIELAAPIAFKMAQEFITQSPNALEKIIFVLFSAQDLRVYDSIY; the protein is encoded by the coding sequence AACATGTGATTCACACAGTCGGCCCTGTCTGGCGCGACGGCAAGCACAACGAGCCGGAATTACTCGCCTCATGTTATCGTAATTCTCTCAACCTCGCGAAGGAACACGGCCTCAAAACCATCGCTTTTCCGTCCATCTCCACCGGTGTCTACAGATTTCCCATCGAATTAGCAGCACCGATAGCCTTTAAGATGGCGCAGGAATTTATCACTCAGAGCCCCAACGCCTTAGAGAAAATCATCTTCGTCCTTTTCTCCGCGCAGGATCTGCGGGTTTATGATAGTATATATTAG
- the rplU gene encoding 50S ribosomal protein L21, with product MYAVIMTGGKQYKVEKGATITVERLTHPEKDKEVTIKEVLMVHDGKEVKFGKPFLKDAKVVADVVSDFRGKKLMSYKYRRRKDSHWKKGHRQELTKLKIKEIKV from the coding sequence ATGTACGCCGTAATAATGACAGGCGGGAAGCAATATAAGGTCGAAAAGGGCGCGACGATCACGGTCGAGCGCCTGACGCATCCCGAAAAAGACAAAGAAGTTACGATAAAAGAAGTGCTCATGGTCCATGACGGCAAGGAAGTCAAGTTCGGCAAGCCTTTCCTCAAGGACGCCAAGGTGGTCGCGGACGTCGTATCCGACTTCAGGGGCAAGAAGCTGATGTCCTATAAATACAGAAGGCGGAAGGACTCGCACTGGAAGAAGGGCCACCGCCAGGAGTTGACGAAACTTAAGATAAAAGAGATAAAGGTTTAG
- the rpmA gene encoding 50S ribosomal protein L27, translating into MAHHKGQGSTRNGRDSNSQRLGLKASGGQKVTAGSIIIRQRGTPFKAGINVGKGKDDTLFALKDGIVTFKSKTVSILPQ; encoded by the coding sequence ATGGCTCATCATAAAGGACAAGGTTCAACAAGAAACGGCCGGGACAGCAATTCCCAGAGGTTAGGATTAAAGGCTTCAGGCGGGCAGAAGGTCACAGCCGGAAGCATTATAATAAGGCAGCGCGGGACCCCGTTTAAAGCGGGCATCAATGTCGGCAAGGGCAAAGACGACACGCTTTTCGCCTTAAAAGACGGAATTGTAACTTTCAAGTCCAAGACAGTCAGCATCCTGCCACAATAA
- the obgE gene encoding GTPase ObgE produces MFVDTAKIEVKAGHGGDGCSSLYKDRYSRYPVMNGGPGGNGGNVVIRANENIHTLLDFQFRRHFKAHKGENGSSNNRNGKTGEDCVIEVPVGTIVADFNKGHVLRDLTASGESFIVAKGGLGGRGNACKKPAAPGEPGEEKILSLELKLIADCGLLGFPNAGKSSLISFISKAKPKIAAYPFTTLQPVLGIVEYDDGRHFKIADIPGLIEGAHEGKGLGHKFLKHIDRTKILVHIIDMAGVDGRDPLEDYKILNNELKQYGASAEKKPQILVANKMDIAAAKKNLKRFKEKIKKDIIPISAKTGDGTEELVELIVEKLDKTG; encoded by the coding sequence GTGTTTGTAGATACCGCGAAGATCGAGGTCAAAGCAGGCCACGGCGGCGACGGTTGCTCGAGTTTGTATAAGGACAGGTATTCCCGTTACCCGGTCATGAACGGCGGGCCGGGCGGCAACGGCGGCAACGTCGTAATACGCGCGAACGAGAACATACACACCCTCCTGGACTTCCAATTCCGCAGGCATTTCAAGGCCCACAAAGGCGAGAACGGCTCATCCAATAACAGGAACGGAAAGACCGGGGAGGACTGCGTCATCGAGGTCCCGGTCGGGACTATCGTCGCGGATTTTAATAAGGGACATGTCTTAAGGGACCTGACCGCATCAGGAGAGAGTTTTATCGTCGCCAAAGGCGGCCTCGGCGGCCGAGGCAACGCCTGTAAAAAACCCGCGGCACCGGGCGAGCCCGGCGAAGAGAAGATACTCTCGCTCGAGCTGAAATTGATAGCCGATTGCGGGCTTCTCGGTTTTCCGAACGCCGGCAAATCTTCGCTCATCTCGTTCATCTCCAAAGCCAAGCCGAAGATCGCGGCGTACCCGTTCACTACGTTACAGCCGGTGCTCGGCATAGTCGAATATGATGACGGCCGCCATTTTAAGATAGCCGATATCCCGGGCCTGATCGAAGGAGCGCATGAAGGCAAAGGGCTCGGCCATAAGTTCCTTAAGCATATCGACCGCACAAAAATACTGGTGCATATTATTGACATGGCCGGGGTGGACGGCAGGGACCCGCTCGAGGATTACAAGATATTAAATAACGAATTGAAGCAATACGGCGCAAGCGCGGAGAAGAAACCGCAGATTTTAGTCGCCAACAAGATGGATATCGCCGCGGCGAAAAAGAACCTAAAAAGGTTTAAAGAAAAAATAAAAAAGGATATAATACCTATATCGGCAAAGACCGGCGACGGCACAGAGGAACTCGTTGAATTGATAGTGGAAAAACTGGATAAGACAGGATGA
- the proB gene encoding glutamate 5-kinase yields the protein MREKYLSNLKLVVVKVGTSTLTSKTSPMDRSSIKSISRQVCELRDKGIKVVLVSSGAIGAGMHLLGLKSRPKTLEHLQAAAAIGQAQLMKAYDEYFKDHGRKVAQVLLTRDDLEERKRYTSVKNTIHTILEYGAVPIINENDTVSVDEIKFGDNDTLASLVAKLLGADLLILLSDVDGLYCHMENKEVIDVVEEIDGGIEKLACGTDKETCVGGMSTKIKAAKTATEAGIPMVIANGKTEDILTRIVNKEKVGTVFIPRKRSQS from the coding sequence ATGAGGGAAAAATATCTTTCAAATTTGAAACTCGTAGTAGTCAAGGTCGGGACGTCTACATTGACGTCCAAGACCTCGCCCATGGACAGAAGCTCCATAAAGAGCATCTCCAGGCAGGTCTGCGAACTGCGCGATAAGGGAATAAAGGTCGTCCTCGTAAGCTCGGGCGCTATCGGCGCGGGCATGCACCTTCTGGGGCTTAAGTCCCGTCCGAAGACGCTCGAACACCTCCAGGCGGCCGCGGCGATAGGCCAGGCCCAGCTTATGAAGGCATATGACGAGTATTTCAAGGACCACGGCCGCAAGGTCGCGCAGGTGCTTTTGACGCGCGACGACCTCGAGGAGAGGAAGAGATACACGAGCGTAAAGAACACGATACACACCATTCTTGAATACGGCGCCGTCCCTATCATCAACGAGAACGACACAGTCTCGGTCGACGAGATAAAATTCGGCGATAACGACACGCTCGCGAGCCTCGTGGCGAAATTGCTCGGGGCGGACCTGCTCATACTCCTTTCCGACGTCGACGGCCTCTACTGCCACATGGAAAATAAGGAAGTCATCGATGTGGTCGAGGAGATAGACGGCGGCATAGAAAAACTCGCCTGCGGCACCGACAAGGAGACATGCGTCGGCGGGATGTCGACTAAGATAAAGGCCGCGAAGACGGCCACCGAAGCCGGCATTCCCATGGTCATAGCCAACGGAAAGACCGAAGATATCCTGACCAGGATCGTAAACAAGGAAAAGGTCGGGACCGTATTTATTCCCCGGAAGAGGAGCCAGTCCTAG
- a CDS encoding glutamate-5-semialdehyde dehydrogenase — protein MSGLKNDMIAIARDAKKASLLMGHISSAVKEKALLAMADGLEENKSAVFAANKKDVKAAAAKKLSPAFIDRLTLNEKRIKSMAASLRQVASQHDPIGEVIKMWTRPNGLWIGKLRVPLGVIGVIYESRPNVTADCIGLCLKAGNCAILRGGSEAINSNIAIFDILNGAAKENGIPDGAISLVKTTDRKAVHILLTLSDYVDLIIPRGGESLIKEVAQRSKIPVLKHYKGICHVYVDEDADLNMAEKICFNAKVQRPSVCNAMETLLVNEDVAARFLPSMAKKYKEAGVEIRGCPMTRRIVKGIKAATEKDWSTEYLGLIISIKVVKGPHEAIEHINKYGTKLSDAIVTENYHNAVEFLRKVDSAAVYVNASTRFTDGGEFGFGAEIGISTDKFHARGPVGVEELTSYKYIIYGDGQVRE, from the coding sequence ATGAGCGGCTTGAAAAACGATATGATTGCTATTGCCCGGGACGCGAAGAAGGCGTCTCTCCTCATGGGCCATATCTCATCCGCGGTAAAAGAGAAGGCGCTGCTCGCGATGGCGGACGGGCTCGAGGAGAACAAGTCCGCCGTATTTGCCGCGAACAAAAAGGACGTGAAAGCGGCCGCGGCGAAGAAATTAAGCCCGGCGTTCATAGACCGGCTCACATTGAACGAGAAACGTATAAAGTCCATGGCCGCATCCCTTCGCCAGGTCGCCTCCCAGCATGACCCGATCGGCGAGGTGATAAAAATGTGGACGCGCCCGAACGGCTTATGGATAGGGAAATTAAGGGTGCCGCTCGGCGTGATCGGCGTCATATATGAATCGCGGCCGAATGTCACGGCCGATTGCATAGGGCTATGCCTTAAGGCGGGGAACTGCGCGATATTGCGCGGCGGGAGCGAGGCTATAAATTCAAATATCGCCATCTTCGATATCCTTAACGGCGCGGCAAAAGAGAACGGTATACCTGACGGGGCTATCAGCCTGGTGAAGACGACCGACAGGAAGGCCGTCCATATACTCCTGACTTTAAGCGATTACGTCGACCTGATAATACCCCGCGGAGGCGAGAGCCTGATAAAGGAAGTCGCCCAACGTTCGAAGATCCCCGTCCTCAAGCACTATAAGGGGATATGCCACGTCTATGTGGACGAGGACGCGGACCTCAATATGGCTGAGAAGATATGCTTCAACGCCAAGGTCCAGAGGCCTTCGGTCTGCAACGCGATGGAGACCCTCCTGGTAAACGAGGACGTCGCGGCGAGGTTTTTGCCTTCGATGGCAAAGAAATACAAAGAGGCGGGCGTCGAGATAAGGGGCTGCCCTATGACCCGGAGGATCGTCAAAGGGATAAAGGCCGCAACCGAGAAAGATTGGTCGACCGAATACCTCGGCCTGATAATTTCGATAAAGGTCGTCAAGGGCCCGCATGAGGCGATCGAGCATATAAACAAATACGGCACGAAACTCTCGGATGCCATCGTGACCGAGAATTACCATAACGCGGTCGAGTTCCTCCGCAAGGTCGACTCGGCTGCGGTCTATGTCAACGCCTCGACGCGTTTTACCGACGGCGGCGAGTTCGGGTTCGGCGCCGAGATAGGCATCTCGACCGACAAGTTCCACGCCCGCGGCCCTGTCGGGGTAGAGGAACTCACAAGTTACAAATATATAATCTACGGCGACGGGCAGGTAAGGGAGTGA
- the nadD gene encoding nicotinate-nucleotide adenylyltransferase has product MRIGILGGTFNPIHVGHLVLAEEAREKLNLDKVIFVPAYIPPHKKDEELAEPNDRFKMVELALRGNSDFEVSSFEIDAKTTSYSVETLKAFKQKYGEETKLFFITGADSLGEIYSWKEIDQIFKLSNFIVANRPGYDIGNVPNGIDVVTITSLEISSSLIRKKLREDKSIRYLVPEPVREYIIARRLYR; this is encoded by the coding sequence ATGCGTATAGGCATACTCGGCGGCACGTTCAATCCCATCCACGTCGGCCATCTCGTCCTGGCCGAAGAGGCGAGGGAGAAGCTCAACCTCGATAAGGTGATATTCGTCCCGGCGTATATACCGCCTCATAAGAAGGACGAGGAGCTCGCCGAGCCGAACGACAGGTTCAAGATGGTTGAGCTGGCGCTTAGGGGTAATTCGGATTTCGAGGTATCGTCGTTCGAAATCGACGCGAAGACGACTTCTTATTCGGTGGAGACACTGAAGGCCTTCAAGCAGAAATACGGCGAGGAGACCAAGCTCTTTTTTATAACCGGCGCGGATTCACTGGGCGAGATATATTCATGGAAAGAGATCGACCAGATATTCAAGCTTTCGAATTTCATCGTGGCCAACCGCCCGGGATACGACATAGGGAACGTCCCGAACGGCATCGATGTTGTCACGATCACTTCGCTGGAGATCTCATCTTCCCTTATAAGGAAGAAGCTAAGGGAAGACAAGTCGATAAGGTATCTTGTCCCCGAACCCGTAAGGGAATATATAATAGCCCGAAGGCTTTACAGATAA
- the corA gene encoding magnesium/cobalt transporter CorA codes for MRNYYVTPEGRLRKDIPVEEFRQALAAEKSLLWVDMEALEDDDIEILMDVFGLHPLTIEDCIMVNARPKVEDFQHYLSLVTQGVRTNDETKKIEVFEVDFCLGKNYLITVHTDAIKPITLNLERVDKGSPIIKRGGDFLMCSILESLADSYYPLVDQFDKRVDEMEAELFKDPTTKTFNQIYRLKNDTMLLRRTIGPQADIFSIMTRGDFPLILPANYVYYRNVFDHLVRINDIVGTSRDIVTGALEAYVSIVSNRLNEVMKVLTLLATVMMPFIVIPSIYGMNLKFLPFSQHENGLFFILAFTLALTVIMVLYLKNKKWL; via the coding sequence ATGAGGAACTATTACGTTACGCCTGAAGGCAGGCTCCGCAAGGATATACCCGTCGAGGAATTCCGCCAGGCCCTGGCGGCGGAGAAATCGTTGCTTTGGGTGGATATGGAAGCCCTCGAGGACGACGATATAGAGATACTGATGGACGTATTCGGCCTCCACCCGCTGACCATAGAGGACTGCATAATGGTCAACGCCAGGCCGAAAGTCGAGGATTTCCAACACTACCTCTCCCTCGTGACCCAGGGCGTAAGGACAAACGACGAGACGAAGAAGATAGAGGTCTTTGAGGTGGATTTTTGCCTCGGGAAGAACTATCTTATAACCGTCCATACCGACGCGATCAAGCCTATAACCCTTAACCTCGAGAGGGTCGATAAAGGTTCGCCTATAATAAAAAGGGGCGGAGATTTCCTCATGTGCTCCATACTGGAGTCGCTCGCTGACAGCTATTATCCCCTCGTCGACCAGTTCGACAAGCGGGTCGATGAGATGGAAGCGGAGCTCTTCAAGGACCCCACGACAAAGACCTTCAACCAGATATACAGGCTCAAGAACGACACAATGCTCCTGCGCCGGACGATAGGCCCGCAGGCCGACATCTTCTCCATCATGACCCGCGGGGACTTCCCGCTCATCCTGCCGGCCAATTACGTATATTACAGGAACGTCTTCGACCACCTGGTGAGGATAAATGATATCGTCGGCACCTCGCGCGATATCGTCACAGGCGCGCTCGAGGCATACGTATCCATCGTCTCAAACAGGCTGAACGAAGTAATGAAGGTCCTGACTCTCCTGGCCACTGTTATGATGCCGTTCATAGTCATCCCGAGCATCTACGGCATGAACCTGAAGTTCCTGCCTTTTTCTCAGCATGAGAACGGCCTCTTCTTCATACTGGCATTCACCCTCGCGTTGACTGTAATCATGGTTTTATACCTGAAGAATAAGAAATGGTTATGA
- a CDS encoding hemolysin family protein — MVMINELKVFWPLLIAIGVLLVLSAFFSMSETALISLNKIRLRHLMSKGNKKAKLVYSLISNPDRFITGILVGNNIVNTAISVLIAFVLIRIFGEDVGMVLATVIGATLLVVFGEIIPKVFAVQHSEKTSLGLAVPLKFVLAVLAPVARIFYGLGNGIIKAFGGEPKRAPLITEEEIRLMIELGKEEGVLGDEERKMLHRIFEFGDTLVSEVMIPKEKIIGIDVDASAEELLDLLVEEGHARVPVYKGSIDRIEGILYARDLLYIWQNKGLVIIPDLLHQPYFIPKNKRVSDLLKDFQRMRIQMAIVVDDKKQTIGLITLEDLIEEIVGEIDESLE, encoded by the coding sequence ATGGTTATGATAAACGAGCTTAAGGTATTCTGGCCGCTCCTGATAGCGATAGGAGTCCTGTTGGTCCTGTCGGCTTTCTTTTCTATGTCGGAGACGGCGCTCATATCCTTGAACAAGATACGTTTGCGCCATTTGATGTCAAAGGGAAACAAGAAGGCGAAGCTGGTATACTCCCTCATCTCCAATCCCGACCGTTTTATCACAGGGATACTCGTGGGGAACAATATCGTTAATACCGCGATATCAGTCCTCATCGCCTTTGTGCTCATACGTATATTCGGGGAAGACGTGGGAATGGTGCTCGCCACCGTAATAGGCGCTACCCTCCTCGTGGTCTTCGGCGAGATAATCCCGAAGGTCTTCGCTGTGCAGCACTCGGAGAAGACCTCGCTGGGACTTGCCGTCCCGCTGAAATTCGTCCTTGCGGTCCTGGCGCCTGTCGCCCGTATCTTTTACGGCCTCGGCAACGGCATAATCAAGGCCTTCGGCGGCGAGCCGAAGCGTGCCCCGCTCATCACCGAGGAGGAGATAAGGCTCATGATAGAGCTGGGCAAGGAAGAAGGCGTCCTCGGCGATGAGGAGCGCAAGATGCTCCACAGGATATTCGAGTTCGGCGATACGCTCGTCAGCGAAGTCATGATCCCGAAAGAGAAGATAATAGGAATAGACGTCGATGCCTCGGCCGAGGAGCTGCTCGATCTCCTGGTGGAAGAAGGCCACGCGAGGGTGCCGGTCTATAAGGGCTCGATCGACCGTATAGAAGGGATCCTCTACGCGCGGGACCTTCTCTATATCTGGCAGAACAAAGGCCTGGTCATAATACCGGACCTGCTGCACCAGCCGTATTTCATACCGAAGAACAAACGTGTCAGCGATTTGCTTAAGGATTTCCAGCGGATGCGGATACAGATGGCGATAGTCGTGGACGACAAGAAACAGACGATCGGCCTCATAACCCTGGAAGACCTTATAGAGGAGATAGTGGGGGAGATAGACGAGTCACTGGAATGA
- a CDS encoding DUF5679 domain-containing protein: protein MEGYCVKCKKKQEMKDTMKQKMKNGREAMKGKCPVCGTGMYRILGK from the coding sequence ATGGAAGGTTATTGCGTTAAATGCAAGAAGAAGCAGGAAATGAAAGACACAATGAAGCAGAAGATGAAGAATGGCCGCGAAGCGATGAAGGGTAAATGCCCGGTTTGCGGCACGGGAATGTACAGGATACTTGGAAAGTAA
- the rsfS gene encoding ribosome silencing factor, giving the protein MESKTEPRSKAVLIAETAKEKKAEDIVLLDVSRVSAFCDYFIVMTANNTRQVKAISDEIEDKLEEEGYRLWHREGDRESSWLLLDFGNCVVHIFDPEARRFYGLESLWGDVPRENLG; this is encoded by the coding sequence TTGGAAAGTAAGACAGAGCCCAGATCAAAAGCTGTACTGATAGCTGAGACCGCAAAAGAGAAGAAGGCTGAAGACATAGTATTGTTGGACGTGAGCAGGGTGTCCGCGTTCTGCGATTATTTTATCGTTATGACCGCGAACAACACCCGCCAGGTCAAGGCTATATCGGATGAGATAGAAGATAAGCTGGAGGAGGAGGGTTACCGCCTCTGGCACAGGGAGGGCGACAGGGAATCGAGCTGGTTGCTGCTCGATTTCGGGAATTGCGTCGTCCATATCTTCGATCCGGAAGCCAGAAGGTTCTATGGCCTCGAAAGCTTATGGGGTGACGTACCCCGCGAGAATCTCGGCTAG
- the argS gene encoding arginine--tRNA ligase has product MIETRILEFLDKNLGAAEKIKGLYARDLLCLENPKDPAHGDISTNIAFRLAKPLKVNPADLAKEIAKALTGALASSPLKGEVDAIEPLNGFINIRLSAQALRQILKDIKSGKEKFGCNDSGKGKKIQVEFVSANPTGSLSVAHARQAAFGDSLANIIRANGHEVTREYYINDEGVQITILGQSIYARYRQEIGDQYELPENGYKGEYIKEMAEEFRKEHGDKYKAGTPEDLKVFSEWGCDYLLKEIKQELLDFGVLFDVWFSQKALGASGKIEKTLSLLREKGLLYEAEGALWFKSTQFGDDKDRVVKKSDGTYTYVTPDIAYHKDKFERGFSRVIDILGPDHHGYINRIKAAVQALGYPACAVSIIIIQLATLYKNGQPVKMSTRAGEYITLREVLDEVGKDAARFFFLMRKANAHLDFDLELAKKQTPENPVYYVQYAHARICSILALSKLPDGDIAGADLKLLGAPEELNLFKELRQFPQSVKLAAQELDPYRIITYLQELAACFHKFYEANKVISDDAELSRARIYLVSCVKQALANGLTLLGVSCPAKM; this is encoded by the coding sequence ATGATAGAGACCCGGATACTTGAATTTCTCGATAAGAATTTAGGCGCGGCAGAGAAGATCAAAGGCCTTTACGCCCGGGACCTGCTCTGCCTCGAGAACCCCAAGGACCCGGCGCACGGGGATATCTCGACGAATATCGCCTTCAGGCTAGCCAAGCCGCTTAAGGTGAATCCGGCCGACTTGGCTAAAGAGATCGCCAAGGCGCTCACCGGCGCCCTCGCGTCCTCGCCGCTCAAAGGCGAGGTCGACGCCATAGAGCCGCTTAACGGTTTTATAAACATAAGGCTTTCGGCCCAGGCGCTGCGCCAGATACTAAAGGATATAAAGTCCGGGAAAGAAAAATTCGGTTGTAACGATTCCGGGAAGGGGAAGAAGATACAGGTAGAGTTCGTCAGCGCGAACCCGACAGGCTCGCTTAGCGTCGCGCACGCGCGCCAGGCCGCATTCGGCGATTCGCTGGCGAATATAATCAGGGCCAACGGCCATGAAGTTACCCGCGAATATTATATAAACGACGAAGGCGTCCAGATAACGATACTCGGCCAGTCGATATACGCCAGGTACAGGCAGGAGATAGGCGACCAATATGAATTACCGGAGAACGGCTATAAGGGCGAGTATATAAAGGAGATGGCCGAAGAGTTCCGCAAGGAACACGGCGATAAATATAAAGCAGGGACGCCGGAGGACTTAAAGGTATTTTCAGAGTGGGGTTGCGATTATCTCCTGAAGGAGATCAAGCAGGAGCTCCTGGATTTCGGCGTGCTCTTCGACGTCTGGTTCAGCCAGAAGGCGCTCGGCGCGTCCGGTAAGATAGAGAAGACGCTCAGTCTTCTCAGGGAGAAAGGGTTATTATACGAGGCGGAAGGCGCGCTCTGGTTCAAGTCCACGCAATTCGGCGATGACAAGGACAGGGTTGTCAAGAAGAGCGACGGCACATACACATATGTCACGCCGGACATCGCCTATCACAAGGATAAATTCGAGCGCGGGTTCTCGCGGGTCATCGACATTCTGGGGCCGGACCATCACGGATATATAAACAGGATAAAAGCCGCGGTCCAGGCGCTCGGCTACCCGGCCTGCGCGGTATCTATAATAATAATACAGCTGGCGACATTATATAAGAACGGGCAGCCGGTGAAGATGTCCACACGGGCCGGCGAGTATATAACTTTACGGGAGGTCCTCGATGAAGTAGGGAAAGACGCGGCGCGGTTCTTTTTCCTGATGAGAAAAGCGAACGCCCACCTCGATTTTGACCTCGAACTCGCGAAGAAGCAGACGCCCGAGAACCCGGTCTATTATGTCCAGTACGCGCACGCGAGGATATGCAGCATACTCGCCTTGTCGAAATTACCGGACGGGGATATTGCGGGCGCGGACCTCAAGCTGCTCGGCGCGCCGGAGGAGTTGAATTTATTCAAAGAGTTGAGGCAGTTCCCGCAATCGGTGAAACTTGCCGCGCAGGAGCTCGACCCTTACAGGATAATAACATATCTGCAGGAATTGGCGGCTTGCTTCCATAAATTCTACGAGGCGAACAAGGTCATCTCGGACGACGCGGAGCTCAGCCGCGCGAGGATCTATCTCGTTTCATGCGTCAAGCAGGCCCTCGCCAACGGCCTGACCCTGCTCGGAGTCTCCTGTCCCGCGAAAATGTAA
- the mfd gene encoding transcription-repair coupling factor, producing MFESLKLYKNEELSLNKVHGQLVELGYARRPKVAEQGEFAQRGGILDIFPVTFDEPVRLEFDADRLAHIKSFDIATGTSFLDHQMAIILPAKGIVPRKLKTRRIPGVEISEDLPISNFVDISPGDHVVHVKHGIGRYKGIERVKEPKGVIDYIVIEYAEGAKLFVPMPEMNLVQKYIGFEGRPPKLYKLGTRAWALAKARAQKSIYSLALEYIEIQAKREALKGFAFSKDTDWQAELERSFRFKDTPAQARAAQEIKRDMESPKPMDRLVCGDVGYGKTEVALRAAFKAVTDNKQVAMLVPTTILAEQHYATFKERMEKYPVNIEMLSRFRSGTEQGAIIAGVKDGSVDIIIGTHRLLSHDVAFRELGLVIIDEEQRFGVKHKERLKRMRLLVDVLTLTATPIPRTLYMSLMGIKDMSVIDTPPENRIPVATKVAEFDERIIKEGIKRELKRGGQVFFVNNRIQGLNKLAERLREIVPGARVEEAHGQMPAHELENIMVGFIKGRIDVLVSTAIVQSGIDIPNANTIFVNRADMFGLADLYQLRGRVGRYIVQAHSYFLYPKGWQLPKDAEARLKAIEEHTELGSGFKIAMEDLELRGAGNLLGTEQHGFIQAIGFDLYCRLLRSTIAGLRKGLPIRSRL from the coding sequence ATGTTCGAATCGCTAAAGCTATATAAGAATGAGGAATTGAGCCTCAATAAGGTGCACGGGCAGCTGGTCGAGCTGGGTTATGCGCGCCGGCCGAAGGTAGCCGAACAGGGGGAGTTTGCCCAGCGCGGCGGCATCCTCGACATCTTCCCTGTGACTTTCGACGAGCCGGTGCGCCTCGAGTTCGACGCGGACAGGCTCGCGCATATCAAATCATTTGATATCGCAACCGGCACTTCTTTCCTCGACCACCAGATGGCGATCATCCTTCCGGCCAAGGGCATTGTGCCGCGAAAACTAAAGACTCGCCGCATCCCGGGCGTCGAGATCTCCGAAGACCTGCCGATAAGCAACTTCGTCGACATATCCCCGGGCGATCACGTCGTCCACGTGAAACACGGCATAGGCCGGTATAAAGGGATAGAGCGCGTAAAAGAGCCCAAAGGCGTCATCGATTATATCGTCATAGAATACGCCGAAGGCGCGAAACTTTTCGTCCCGATGCCGGAGATGAACCTAGTCCAGAAATATATAGGGTTCGAGGGCAGGCCTCCGAAACTATACAAACTCGGGACCAGGGCATGGGCGCTGGCCAAGGCCCGCGCGCAAAAAAGCATCTATTCGCTCGCGTTGGAATACATCGAGATCCAGGCGAAGCGCGAGGCGTTGAAGGGTTTCGCCTTTTCGAAAGATACGGACTGGCAAGCGGAGCTCGAGAGGTCGTTCCGGTTCAAGGACACGCCGGCGCAGGCCAGGGCCGCGCAGGAGATAAAACGCGACATGGAAAGCCCGAAGCCGATGGACAGGCTCGTCTGCGGCGACGTGGGATACGGAAAGACCGAAGTCGCCCTGCGCGCCGCGTTCAAGGCCGTCACGGACAATAAGCAGGTCGCGATGCTCGTGCCCACGACCATCCTTGCCGAACAGCATTACGCGACATTCAAGGAGAGGATGGAGAAATACCCGGTGAATATCGAGATGCTCTCGCGTTTCAGGAGCGGGACAGAACAAGGCGCGATAATCGCCGGCGTAAAAGACGGATCGGTCGATATCATAATAGGGACGCACCGGCTCCTCTCGCACGATGTCGCGTTCAGGGAGCTCGGCCTGGTAATAATCGACGAGGAACAGAGGTTCGGCGTAAAACACAAGGAGCGGTTGAAGAGGATGAGGCTCCTGGTCGATGTTCTGACGCTTACGGCCACGCCGATCCCGCGCACCCTCTACATGTCGCTGATGGGAATAAAAGATATGTCGGTGATCGACACCCCGCCCGAGAACAGGATACCGGTCGCGACGAAAGTCGCGGAGTTCGACGAGCGGATAATAAAAGAAGGGATAAAGCGCGAGCTCAAACGCGGCGGCCAGGTCTTTTTCGTGAATAACAGGATACAGGGGTTGAATAAACTGGCGGAGCGGTTGAGGGAGATCGTCCCGGGGGCCAGGGTGGAGGAGGCGCACGGGCAGATGCCGGCGCACGAACTGGAGAATATAATGGTCGGGTTCATAAAAGGCAGGATAGATGTGCTAGTTTCCACCGCTATAGTCCAATCCGGCATAGATATCCCCAACGCGAACACGATATTCGTTAACCGCGCCGATATGTTCGGACTCGCCGACCTCTACCAGTTGAGGGGCCGGGTGGGCAGGTATATAGTCCAGGCCCATTCATATTTTCTTTATCCCAAGGGGTGGCAATTGCCCAAGGACGCCGAGGCGAGGCTTAAAGCGATCGAGGAGCATACCGAGCTCGGTTCCGGCTTCAAGATAGCGATGGAGGACCTTGAACTGCGCGGCGCCGGAAACCTTTTGGGTACGGAACAGCACGGGTTTATCCAGGCGATAGGTTTTGACCTTTACTGCAGGCTGCTGAGGAGCACGATAGCCGGTCTCCGAAAGGGCTTGCCTATCCGGAGCCGGTTATGA